The sequence GGAATAGATAAAGATATTGTAGGGGATGATGAACTTGCAACACACATTTCTAATGCTATATTATCAGAGACAAATACGAACTATACAGTTAAATTAAAGAAGAAAAGCGAAAGTGAGATAAGAGATATGGAATGGCAACCCATATTAACTGCAATAAAGGAAGAAACAAATAAGAAATTCGATGAATATAGAGGGTTTGCTTATTCGTTCAACCCTCTGCCATTGGAGATTATAATAAAGACAAACATAAATAAGAGTTGGTTCAAAAGCTCAGGTGAGAAGGTTAAGGAAATTGAAAATTATGTGGAAAGAATAATTGAGTTGAAAATAGAAGAGTTATCCATTAAAGAAATACCATATGAAATTATTATAAGAGATAAAAATAATAAGAAGATTAATTAAAAGAGAGCTTACATATATTAGTGAGAGTTTTTGTCTATATGCATCAATAAGTACATCTTTAATTAAAGTTTATTGCAAAGCACAGTTGGTTTGTTATTCAAATAATGAGATAATATCCTTTAAACTTATCTGATTTTAAGTCTTCTAGAATTGGGTGCGATTTTTGAAGAAATGACTGTAAGTGCTAAGGTATCCTTAATGACCCAATACAGGGCGGGGGATGCGTGTTTAGTATTAAACTTAAACAACTTATTGTAAGCTTGACATTTCCTTATTACGGTAGTGGTACTACCCCTTAACCTTGTAAATTGCCAAAATCCTCAAATCCTACTAGAATACACCTTTCTAAAAAGAGATTAGATTCCCATTATCCAATTTAATAATATTGAATAATAGAATTATCTTTAAATAGTTTCCAGTGTCCATTTATTAATGAAGTTTTTGTATATATAAGTGCATTTCCCCGTCTTTTATAAGAACTAATAGAAGATGATCATTACATAGAAGGGATTGATATAAAGAGGGTGAAACAACTTCTTTTCCACGAACATCATTATTGGGCAGTAAAAGAAGGATTTAATAAATATCAATAGTTTTTTTCAAATAAAGGAGGCTGGGACATAACTAGCTTCAAAAAGTGAGAAAGGTGAATTTGAGAGTTCTCAAATTCACCTTTCTTTTATTTTTGGGTTTGTATACTTGTATAACCTTAGTTAATGGCAGTGAATTTTCTTAAATTCACTGCCATTAACGCGAGACCCATTTCGTTTTCTACCTTTGATTTTCCACGTACAGAAAATCGGGAGAAACACAAATTCGCTTTCAAGAATCCAAAAACTGGTTCCACATCGATTTTCCGTTTTCGATAAATGGCCCTCGTTTTTTCTTCTGAAAGCTTGGCTCTTACATATTCTTTTTGATGTTCCCAATTTTCATTCACCATTAGTTTTCGATTATTGCCTTCTTTTGCTTTTGTGCATGATGAACGAAATGGGCATGAGGAACAGTCTTCACACTCATAG is a genomic window of Bacillus spongiae containing:
- a CDS encoding transposase produces the protein YECEDCSSCPFRSSCTKAKEGNNRKLMVNENWEHQKEYVRAKLSEEKTRAIYRKRKIDVEPVFGFLKANLCFSRFSVRGKSKVENEMGLALMAVNLRKFTAIN